In Pyxicephalus adspersus chromosome 12, UCB_Pads_2.0, whole genome shotgun sequence, a genomic segment contains:
- the PLEKHD1 gene encoding pleckstrin homology domain-containing family D member 1: MFNSKSSAVSPSPSMEHTDADNLDIRTKVQLQGVLWKRPFGRQSTKWSKRFFIIKDSFLLYYSENERRNFESNRYFNIHPKGVIPLGGCQVEAKEEPSMPYAIKVSHEDFHGNILLAAETEVEQSQWLEMLHESGKVTWQNAQLGEAIIGSLEAQGLQLAKERQEYFDKLMTETEELCSQREQKEELERINQVLETEKSHFEDLVQELRVEQEQIKRELEMTVHCLKGVGEEKQELCSLTEHLQKTIEELSVEKQRTIAIMEASQDYHQSSAKCKENPRQGLHGNLQQIESKMKMLLEEKLQAETRMKEKEERFKVLEKERALYVAESQALQTSLAELTAEKEQTEKELKLQLKVQLDLERRLRDAEEALRRLEAGLNSTGFNQDKEEMMRADVSHLKKFFEDCIRNAELEAMKPVIMKNSVYVPRGATRRIKSCRLHHRPSFTRLRHSHSFFMSPDETNDFQNLKEAARNLSRDKHFRETLYQIIAQKEPAQGSEK; this comes from the exons ATGTTTAACTCCAAATCAAGCGCGGTTTCCCCATCTCCATCCATGGAGCATACAGACGCTGACAACCTGGACATAAGAACCAAGGTGCAGCTTCAGGGGGTGTTGTGGAAAAGACCCTTTGGAAGGCAATCTACTAAATGGTCCAAGAG gttCTTTATTATCAAGGACAGCTTTTTGCTGTATTATTCTGAGAATGAAAGGAGGAACTTTGAAAGCAacagatattttaatattcacCCCAAG ggAGTGATACCACTTGGTGGCTGCCAGGTGGAAGCTAAAGAGGAACCCAGCATGCCATATGCCATTAAGGTCTCACATGAAGATTTCCAT GGAAACATCCTGCTGGCTGCAGAGACTGAGGTTGAGCAAAGCCAGTGGCTGGAAATGCTGCATGAATCTGGCAAAGT GACCTGGCAGAACGCCCAGCTGGGAGAGGCAATTATTGGAAGCCTGGAAGCTCAGGGTCTGCAGCTAGCTAAAGAGAGGCAGGAGTATTTTG ATAAACTGATGACAGAGACCGAGGAGCTGTGCTCACAGCGGGAGCAGAAAGAG GAGCTAGAAAGAATAAATCAGGTCCTGGAGACTGAAAAGAGCCATTTTGAAGACCTTGTTCAAGAACTAAGAGTGGAACAAGAACAAATCAAGCG GGAGCTTGAAATGACCGTCCACTGTCTCAAGGGAGTAGGAGAAGAGAAGCAAGAATTGTGTAGTCTCACAGAGCACCTGCAAAAGACAATAGAG GAGCTGTCTGTAGAGAAGCAGAGGACCATAGCCATAATGGAAGCCAGCCAGGATTACCACCAATCTTCAGCCAAATGCAAAGAGAATCCTAGGCAGGGTCTACATGGTAATCTACAGCAGATTGAAAGCAAAATGAAGATGTTACTTGAGGAGAAGCTACAGGCTGAAACCAG GATGAAGGAAAAAGAAGAGCGATTTAAAGTCCTAGAGAAGGAAAGAGCATTATACGTTGCTGAGTCTCAGGCCCTGCAGACGTCTCTAGCTGAACTCACTGCTGAGAAGGAGCAAACAGAGAAAGAGCTTAAG CTACAGTTAAAGGTGCAGTTAGACCTGGAGCGGAGGCTGCGAGATGCAGAAGAAGCATTGCGAAGACTGGAAGCAGGCCTAAACTCCACTGGCTTCAACCAGGACAAGGAAGAAATGATGAGGGCAGACGTCAGTCATCTTAAAA AATTTTTTGAAGATTGTATCAGAAATGCAGAACTTGAAGCAATGAAGCCTGTGATTATGAAAAACTCAGTGTATGTGCCCCGGGGTGCCACCAGGAGAATCAAAAGTTGTCGTTTACACCACCGACCCAGCTTCACTCGAT TGAGGCACTCACATTCCTTCTTCATGTCTCCGGATGAAACAAATGACTTCCAGAATCTAAAAGAAGCTGCCAGAAATTTAAGTAGGGATAAACATTTCCGAGAAACTCTCTATCAGATCATTGCACAGAAAGAACCTGCCCAGGGGAGTGAAAAGTAA